A DNA window from Fibrobacter sp. UWR3 contains the following coding sequences:
- a CDS encoding RND family transporter: MSLPKINIERINERFGRFGEFLLNHRAILLVAFVVLLAVSIVGMKKIYVEASWDSYFIEGDPMLVETDKFKETFGNDYFVGVLVESDHSILTPDNLKLLRELSNELRDSLSYSDGKATSIVDLEYMLGTEEGMEITQIVPEEIPTDEAGLTEIEKRLADKPELAKKLISSDRKQAFINIKLRPFPEDSVWKAEGEAKGVKAEAPDMKTGRETAAIIAKEKYAPLNPRATGMPYLSFEKMTYIGQEMGRIFIMTILCAIIVMFLVTRSLRGIVSPLITTFAGVIMTFGLVGYLGLYMDATNIMVPVILAFAVSIAYNIHINSFFRKNMMLTGKRKESVLYAMRETGWSVLFSGLTTIVALLSFLSVMLKPIRSVGILSSIAVGFILLVALTISPILLSFGKDKKPNAKVLERGDTHMGIILDSVGKFVLGHGKPIAIVFAVVTAISVFGLTKIEPAFDVERTMGRKVEYVNKMLYVAESEIGSFYSYDLVIDFGANDKAKEVENLKKLDELQEHAGNYPLTKRSTSILDIVKDLDRTLNENRQDKYAIPETEEEVAQLLLLYENAGGSEATYWMDFDYRKLRLMIEISSYNSNELQKEIEDLQNFARELYPDAKVTAVGNLPQFTAMQQYLEVGQMTSFLISVVIVAVLLMIVFGSIRTGLIGMIPNIAPGIFVGGYLGLTDIPLDMMTATLIPMIIGLSVDDTIHFINHGHVEFDRTHDYRESILNVFRTAGPALVMTTIIMVATFAGFTTSAATQMFNFGFVVFVGLVSALLADLFVTPLLIKKFKIFGK, translated from the coding sequence ATGAGCCTTCCAAAGATTAACATCGAAAGAATCAACGAGCGGTTCGGCCGTTTTGGCGAATTCTTGCTCAATCACCGCGCCATTTTGCTGGTGGCGTTTGTCGTTTTGCTTGCGGTTTCGATCGTGGGCATGAAAAAAATCTACGTCGAGGCGTCGTGGGACAGCTACTTTATTGAGGGCGACCCGATGCTTGTCGAAACGGACAAGTTCAAGGAAACTTTCGGTAACGACTATTTCGTGGGCGTGCTAGTAGAAAGCGACCATTCCATCTTGACGCCGGACAACCTGAAACTTTTACGCGAACTTTCGAACGAACTGCGCGATAGCCTTTCGTATTCCGACGGCAAGGCGACTTCGATTGTCGATTTGGAATACATGCTCGGTACCGAAGAGGGCATGGAAATCACGCAGATTGTGCCCGAAGAAATCCCGACGGACGAGGCGGGCCTCACTGAAATCGAGAAGCGCCTGGCCGACAAGCCGGAACTGGCGAAGAAGCTTATTTCGAGCGACCGCAAGCAGGCCTTCATCAACATCAAGCTGCGCCCCTTCCCCGAAGATTCCGTATGGAAGGCTGAAGGCGAAGCGAAGGGCGTGAAGGCAGAAGCGCCCGACATGAAAACGGGCCGCGAAACGGCTGCAATCATCGCAAAAGAAAAGTACGCACCGCTGAATCCGCGCGCTACGGGCATGCCTTACCTGAGTTTCGAGAAGATGACTTACATCGGTCAGGAAATGGGCCGTATTTTCATCATGACGATTCTCTGCGCCATCATCGTGATGTTCTTGGTGACGCGTTCGCTCCGCGGAATTGTCTCTCCGCTGATTACGACTTTTGCAGGCGTCATCATGACATTTGGCCTGGTGGGTTATCTCGGACTTTACATGGATGCGACCAACATCATGGTGCCCGTGATTTTGGCCTTCGCCGTTTCAATTGCATACAACATTCACATCAACTCGTTCTTCCGCAAGAACATGATGCTTACGGGCAAGCGCAAAGAATCGGTGCTTTACGCCATGCGTGAAACCGGCTGGTCGGTGCTGTTCTCGGGCCTTACCACGATTGTCGCGTTGCTCAGTTTCCTTTCGGTGATGCTCAAGCCGATTCGCTCCGTGGGCATTCTTTCGTCGATTGCGGTCGGATTCATTTTGCTTGTAGCGTTGACCATTTCGCCGATTCTCTTGAGTTTCGGCAAAGACAAGAAGCCGAACGCCAAGGTGCTTGAACGCGGCGACACGCACATGGGAATCATTCTCGATTCTGTCGGCAAGTTCGTTCTCGGGCACGGAAAGCCCATCGCCATCGTATTCGCCGTCGTGACCGCGATTTCTGTTTTCGGGCTCACCAAGATAGAACCCGCCTTTGATGTGGAACGCACCATGGGCCGCAAGGTCGAATACGTGAACAAGATGCTCTACGTGGCAGAATCCGAAATCGGAAGCTTCTACTCTTACGACTTGGTGATTGACTTTGGCGCAAACGACAAGGCCAAGGAAGTCGAAAACCTGAAAAAGCTCGATGAATTGCAGGAACACGCCGGCAACTACCCGCTTACCAAGCGTTCCACCTCGATTCTTGATATCGTCAAAGATTTGGACCGCACGCTGAACGAGAACCGTCAGGATAAATACGCAATTCCCGAAACTGAGGAAGAAGTCGCACAACTGCTTTTGCTCTACGAAAACGCGGGCGGCAGCGAGGCAACTTACTGGATGGATTTCGATTACAGGAAGCTCCGCCTGATGATTGAAATTTCAAGCTACAACTCCAACGAACTCCAGAAGGAAATCGAAGACTTGCAGAATTTCGCACGCGAGCTTTACCCGGACGCAAAGGTGACTGCCGTGGGTAACTTGCCGCAGTTCACCGCCATGCAGCAGTACCTGGAAGTGGGCCAAATGACTTCGTTCCTGATTTCTGTAGTCATCGTGGCAGTCCTTTTGATGATTGTCTTCGGCAGCATTCGCACGGGCCTTATCGGCATGATTCCGAACATTGCGCCGGGTATTTTCGTGGGCGGTTACCTCGGGCTTACGGACATTCCGCTTGACATGATGACAGCGACGCTCATCCCGATGATCATTGGCCTTTCCGTTGACGATACGATTCACTTTATCAACCACGGGCATGTGGAATTTGACCGCACCCACGATTACCGCGAATCGATTCTCAATGTGTTCCGCACGGCGGGCCCGGCTCTCGTGATGACGACGATTATCATGGTGGCGACCTTTGCGGGCTTTACCACCTCGGCCGCAACGCAGATGTTCAACTTCGGTTTCGTGGTGTTCGTGGGACTTGTCTCGGCACTGCTCGCAGACCTCTTCGTGACACCGCTTTTAATCAAGAAATTCAAGATTTTTGGAAAATAG
- a CDS encoding outer membrane lipoprotein-sorting protein yields the protein MNMKFAKKAATIIVALSAMVSAETLTGRDIVQKVHDRPDGNTRSSELSMTLINKSGAKRERKITSFAMDVGKDTKQIMFFRYPNDVKGTGFLTVDYDDINKDDDKWLYLPAMKKTRRISGKSSKTDYFMGSDFTYDDVGQRNIDEDTHKLLREEKVDGIDCWVIESVPKKGDEIFSKKISWIRKDCLIAAKVEYYDKLGKLHRSLKVENVVQVDGFWSIAKMSMENVQTNHKTLLEFGDIKFNIPLDAKTFTVPRLERGL from the coding sequence ATGAATATGAAATTCGCAAAAAAAGCTGCGACAATTATTGTCGCCTTGAGCGCCATGGTAAGCGCAGAAACTTTGACCGGCCGCGACATCGTGCAAAAAGTGCATGACCGCCCCGATGGCAACACCCGCAGTTCCGAACTCTCGATGACACTCATCAACAAGAGCGGGGCCAAGCGCGAACGCAAGATTACCTCGTTTGCGATGGACGTGGGCAAAGACACCAAGCAGATTATGTTCTTCCGCTACCCCAACGACGTGAAGGGCACGGGATTCCTAACCGTCGATTACGACGACATCAACAAAGATGACGACAAGTGGCTTTATCTGCCCGCCATGAAAAAGACGCGCCGCATTAGCGGAAAGAGCTCCAAGACGGATTACTTCATGGGTTCCGACTTCACTTACGACGACGTGGGCCAGCGCAACATCGACGAAGACACCCACAAGCTCCTCCGCGAAGAAAAGGTGGACGGAATCGATTGCTGGGTTATTGAATCCGTGCCGAAAAAGGGCGACGAAATTTTCTCGAAGAAAATCTCCTGGATTCGCAAGGACTGCCTGATTGCCGCCAAGGTGGAATACTACGACAAGCTCGGCAAACTGCACCGCTCGCTGAAAGTTGAAAACGTGGTTCAGGTAGACGGATTCTGGTCTATCGCCAAGATGAGCATGGAAAACGTGCAAACCAACCACAAGACGCTCCTTGAATTCGGCGACATCAAGTTCAACATTCCGCTTGACGCAAAGACATTCACCGTGCCGCGCTTGGAACGAGGATTATAA
- a CDS encoding DUF1302 family protein → MTKQSLAALLLAATTAVAQESPFQFNGFVDTYHAVQTQHPHDFTTSRTRLRAELRVDYENAYLFTSLNGVQNSILEDRTGVQLQEAYFNYQNDFLEIRAGRQIVVWGVADGLRVTDLISPVDYTEFMSSDYDDMRMAVDGFRIKYPGERVNAEIVYVPVPRYFQMPMQEDNPWRPELPEKASIDFPEGPDAKFKNGDFGTRVSFFLSNLDFSISALHTHNQSPVTVAGYDPVKDSIVIHGIHETMTMIGGDMSMPIGEFVLRGEIAEYFGEALGYANSLDYARKNTFNALGGIDWYAGDNWTFMVQYLHKYIADYSDKLAAEKNSSEMTFRISKELLNNTLKLSLYGMFDIDNLAYYARVSGDYSVTDQVMISLGYDHFGGKRGQLAGYDKNREIWAKAKYYF, encoded by the coding sequence GTGACGAAGCAATCTCTAGCAGCATTGTTATTGGCGGCGACGACCGCTGTTGCCCAAGAAAGCCCGTTTCAATTCAACGGCTTCGTGGACACGTATCACGCCGTCCAGACGCAGCATCCGCACGATTTTACCACGTCGCGGACGCGCCTGCGCGCAGAACTTCGCGTAGATTACGAGAACGCCTATTTGTTCACCAGCCTGAATGGCGTACAAAACAGCATTCTCGAAGACCGCACCGGAGTGCAGTTGCAAGAGGCGTATTTCAACTACCAGAATGACTTTCTTGAAATACGCGCGGGCCGCCAGATTGTGGTATGGGGCGTTGCCGACGGGCTTCGTGTTACCGACCTGATTTCGCCTGTAGATTACACCGAATTCATGTCGAGCGACTACGACGACATGCGCATGGCTGTCGACGGTTTCCGCATCAAGTACCCCGGCGAACGCGTGAATGCTGAAATCGTTTACGTGCCCGTGCCGCGATACTTCCAGATGCCCATGCAAGAAGATAACCCCTGGCGTCCTGAATTGCCCGAAAAAGCGAGCATCGATTTCCCGGAAGGTCCCGATGCCAAATTCAAGAACGGAGATTTCGGAACGCGAGTTTCGTTCTTCCTCTCGAATCTGGATTTCTCCATTTCGGCGCTTCATACGCACAACCAGTCGCCCGTTACGGTCGCAGGCTACGACCCCGTCAAGGATTCCATTGTCATCCACGGCATACACGAAACCATGACCATGATCGGTGGCGACATGTCGATGCCTATCGGCGAATTTGTGCTCCGTGGCGAAATCGCAGAATACTTCGGTGAAGCGCTCGGTTATGCCAACAGCCTTGATTATGCCCGCAAGAACACGTTCAATGCGCTCGGTGGAATCGACTGGTACGCCGGCGACAACTGGACTTTCATGGTGCAGTATTTACACAAGTACATCGCTGATTATTCGGACAAATTAGCCGCCGAAAAGAATTCCTCAGAAATGACTTTCCGCATTTCGAAGGAGCTCCTGAACAACACGCTCAAGCTTTCGCTCTACGGCATGTTCGACATTGACAACCTCGCTTATTACGCACGCGTTTCGGGCGATTACTCCGTCACCGACCAGGTAATGATTTCGCTTGGTTACGACCACTTTGGCGGCAAGCGCGGACAACTCGCAGGCTACGACAAGAACCGCGAAATCTGGGCGAAAGCGAAGTACTACTTCTAA
- a CDS encoding energy transducer TonB: MNFEIEPTSRTRNPYSAFTMRHVFCVGIIVAVLMHAGFYAWGFLKRTQVVTTREDAEVIHVERLLLQPPPPPPEVKKIVKKVVRAKIIPNIVQDTVPEPEPEPEPEPIVVTDAEPVVEAPPEPVAPPPPPPPPPPPPKPSKDSLMKVTRAYLMGLSKAFEKQKDYPATARRLKQEGTVRVQFTVAKDGSISGAVVAKPCPYSSLNESALAAVQAVPKFDPIPAVLGKDTWKMEIPIKYNLH; encoded by the coding sequence ATGAACTTTGAAATTGAACCGACATCGCGCACGCGCAATCCCTATTCTGCATTCACGATGCGGCACGTGTTTTGCGTCGGCATTATCGTCGCAGTCTTGATGCACGCAGGCTTTTACGCCTGGGGATTCCTGAAGCGGACGCAGGTGGTTACCACCCGCGAAGATGCCGAGGTGATTCATGTGGAGCGCTTGCTCTTGCAACCGCCTCCGCCTCCACCCGAAGTCAAGAAAATCGTGAAGAAGGTGGTTCGCGCGAAAATTATCCCGAACATCGTGCAAGATACGGTGCCGGAACCTGAACCCGAACCAGAGCCGGAACCGATTGTGGTTACGGATGCCGAACCCGTTGTCGAAGCGCCTCCTGAACCTGTGGCACCACCGCCACCACCTCCACCGCCGCCACCTCCACCGAAACCTTCGAAGGATTCGCTGATGAAAGTGACTCGCGCTTATCTGATGGGGCTGAGCAAGGCTTTCGAAAAACAGAAGGACTACCCGGCAACAGCCCGCCGCCTAAAGCAAGAAGGCACCGTGCGCGTACAGTTCACGGTTGCAAAAGACGGAAGCATCAGCGGTGCGGTTGTGGCAAAGCCCTGTCCGTATTCTTCACTGAACGAAAGCGCGCTTGCCGCCGTGCAAGCCGTGCCAAAGTTCGACCCGATTCCAGCGGTGCTCGGCAAGGACACCTGGAAAATGGAGATTCCAATCAAGTATAACCTGCATTAG
- a CDS encoding MotA/TolQ/ExbB proton channel family protein, producing the protein MNYILDFIQQGGVIAYVLVAMNFVGYSIIVWKIISLILFNRSIRKRLPSKILHRVVSHNTDHHIIMESIRTEIALAFSPLQKGMTTIENIASISPLLGLLGTVFGIFNAFSVIAVSGLSDAGAFATGIKLALITTVIGLVVAIPHVIAFNYLNASMESEQDNVENDVLLQLGRILKEKDHLRSQNEDA; encoded by the coding sequence ATGAACTACATCTTAGACTTTATTCAACAGGGCGGCGTTATCGCCTACGTACTCGTGGCGATGAATTTCGTCGGTTATTCCATCATCGTATGGAAAATCATCTCGCTGATTCTCTTCAACAGGAGCATCCGCAAGCGCCTCCCCTCCAAAATTCTGCACCGCGTGGTGAGCCACAACACCGATCACCACATCATCATGGAAAGCATCCGCACCGAAATCGCACTCGCTTTCTCGCCGTTGCAAAAGGGAATGACCACCATCGAAAACATCGCGAGCATTTCTCCGCTGCTGGGCCTTTTGGGCACCGTGTTCGGCATATTCAACGCCTTCAGTGTCATCGCCGTTTCGGGCCTTTCTGACGCGGGCGCATTCGCCACGGGCATCAAGCTCGCCCTCATTACGACAGTGATTGGCCTCGTGGTCGCTATTCCGCATGTCATCGCATTCAACTACTTGAACGCCAGCATGGAATCGGAGCAAGACAACGTAGAAAACGATGTGCTTTTGCAGCTGGGTCGCATTTTGAAGGAGAAAGATCACCTTCGTTCCCAAAACGAGGATGCATAG
- a CDS encoding biopolymer transporter ExbD, with protein MAKRTRRIRPDMTPLIDCVFLLLVFFLVTSVFKQDESVLKLILPETQTETKRDTPEGLYIELSETELAFNGQRGTPDELREKAATVQNKKSPVAIKIDKGTTYERIAVILDILQVQKLYNIQLINEMESAE; from the coding sequence ATGGCCAAGCGCACACGCCGAATTCGCCCCGACATGACGCCGCTCATTGACTGCGTTTTTTTGCTACTGGTGTTCTTTCTGGTGACATCGGTGTTCAAACAAGACGAATCGGTGCTCAAGCTGATTCTGCCCGAAACACAGACCGAAACCAAGCGCGACACGCCCGAAGGCCTGTACATTGAACTTTCCGAAACGGAACTCGCCTTTAACGGTCAGCGTGGCACGCCCGACGAACTCCGCGAAAAGGCCGCAACAGTGCAAAACAAGAAATCCCCTGTCGCCATCAAAATCGACAAGGGCACGACTTACGAGCGCATCGCCGTGATCCTCGATATTTTACAGGTGCAAAAGCTGTACAACATCCAGCTGATTAACGAGATGGAAAGTGCGGAATAA
- a CDS encoding nickel/cobalt transporter, with product MTAAISAMKSGDWDAIWKFLAICLVYGMLHALGPGHGKSIVVGYFIARRGRWRQGVALGAGITVTHTMSAVLLLLILYAIFKATVFAAFETGRVGIERASYALIMLTGVLLVVLAIRDVIKSRKGCGCAARLDAAEGAAQDGACAESGLGSALPPVARWREIIGVAAVTGIVPCPAVALIVLFCLLNSMVALSLLGALVICIGMTITNVAFGIAAVAFRKGIDKGSAHTRIATKIYTVATLTGGVIIFISGLLLFTNQFAGRV from the coding sequence TTGACGGCGGCGATTTCGGCGATGAAAAGTGGCGACTGGGATGCCATTTGGAAGTTCCTCGCGATTTGCCTTGTGTACGGTATGTTGCACGCGCTTGGCCCCGGACATGGAAAGTCGATTGTGGTCGGATATTTTATTGCGCGTCGTGGTCGCTGGCGGCAGGGTGTGGCGCTTGGTGCGGGCATTACCGTAACGCACACGATGAGTGCTGTTCTCTTGTTGCTGATTCTGTATGCGATTTTCAAGGCGACGGTATTTGCTGCGTTTGAAACAGGCCGCGTCGGAATCGAGCGCGCGAGTTATGCGCTCATTATGCTCACGGGTGTGTTGCTTGTGGTGCTTGCAATTCGCGATGTGATTAAGTCGCGTAAGGGCTGTGGATGTGCCGCTCGGCTTGATGCCGCGGAAGGGGCTGCGCAAGATGGTGCGTGCGCGGAATCTGGCTTGGGAAGTGCGCTCCCGCCGGTTGCCCGCTGGCGTGAAATTATCGGAGTTGCCGCCGTTACGGGAATTGTGCCTTGCCCGGCTGTGGCGTTGATTGTTCTGTTCTGCCTGCTGAATTCGATGGTGGCGCTTTCGCTCTTGGGAGCGCTTGTCATTTGCATCGGCATGACGATTACGAATGTGGCCTTCGGTATTGCGGCCGTGGCATTCCGCAAGGGAATCGATAAGGGAAGTGCCCATACCCGTATCGCGACAAAAATATACACCGTCGCGACTCTCACAGGCGGTGTTATAATCTTTATTTCGGGACTGCTGCTGTTTACGAACCAGTTCGCGGGAAGGGTGTAG